A part of Gemmatimonas groenlandica genomic DNA contains:
- a CDS encoding FmdB family zinc ribbon protein, translating into MPVYVYETIPQSEAEFPQTFELRQSMSEPCLTAHPDTGAPVRRVLSGGLATFTGAAAAAPMRGGGGGGCGSGCGCAS; encoded by the coding sequence ATGCCCGTCTACGTGTACGAAACCATCCCGCAGTCCGAGGCCGAGTTCCCACAGACGTTTGAACTGCGTCAGTCGATGTCGGAGCCCTGCCTCACCGCGCACCCGGACACCGGCGCGCCGGTGCGACGTGTGCTCTCGGGTGGGCTTGCCACGTTCACTGGCGCCGCGGCGGCAGCCCCGATGCGAGGCGGTGGCGGTGGCGGATGTGGGTCGGGCTGCGGTTGCGCCTCCTGA
- a CDS encoding alpha/beta fold hydrolase yields the protein MSMPRSTPRAIIAGFVLSLVLPIVSPLAAQREGYVTVPDGARLFYRVAGSGTDTLVAIHGGPGVDLESIAGDFTPLTARHTVIFYDQRGAGRSTLPADTTTLSATQQIADLEAVRMHFGIDRLTLIAHSYGPLLAATYAIAHPEHMRRMILMGPVPPRRGEFWARFAKNSAARMDSTLRRQSAEANRRLQRATTDDEIRSACRDYWRAAMVPRLAEPARTLPMIHSDLCASDARGIRFGLTTTNRLVMGSYGDWDIRPQLRTLRVPTLVIHGEQEAIPMDLVEEWVSSLPNATLVRVPRAAHFAYAERPDVVWPAVEAFLKR from the coding sequence ATGAGTATGCCCCGGTCTACGCCCCGCGCGATCATCGCCGGGTTCGTGCTGTCGCTCGTGCTCCCGATAGTGTCGCCGTTGGCGGCGCAACGTGAGGGCTACGTAACCGTGCCAGACGGTGCCCGCTTGTTCTATCGGGTTGCGGGCAGCGGGACCGACACGCTGGTCGCGATCCACGGTGGCCCGGGCGTGGATCTGGAGAGCATTGCGGGCGACTTCACGCCACTGACCGCGCGGCACACGGTGATCTTCTATGATCAGCGCGGGGCCGGGCGATCGACGTTGCCCGCCGATACCACGACACTTTCGGCGACGCAGCAGATCGCCGACCTGGAGGCCGTTCGTATGCACTTTGGCATCGACCGTCTCACGCTGATCGCGCACTCGTATGGTCCCCTGCTGGCCGCGACGTACGCGATCGCGCATCCGGAGCACATGCGTCGGATGATCCTCATGGGCCCCGTGCCGCCGCGGCGAGGTGAGTTCTGGGCGCGTTTCGCCAAGAACTCGGCAGCCCGCATGGACAGCACGCTGCGGCGTCAGTCGGCCGAGGCCAATCGCCGGTTGCAGCGGGCCACGACCGACGACGAGATTCGTTCAGCGTGTCGCGACTACTGGCGCGCGGCGATGGTTCCGCGACTCGCTGAGCCGGCACGCACGCTGCCGATGATTCATTCTGACCTGTGCGCGTCCGACGCGCGCGGCATTCGTTTCGGACTGACCACCACGAATCGGCTGGTGATGGGTTCGTACGGTGACTGGGATATCCGGCCGCAACTTCGCACGCTGCGCGTGCCCACGCTGGTGATTCACGGCGAACAGGAGGCGATCCCAATGGATCTGGTCGAGGAGTGGGTTTCCTCGTTGCCGAATGCGACGCTGGTGCGTGTACCGCGTGCGGCGCATTTCGCCTATGCCGAGCGCCCCGACGTGGTGTGGCCGGCGGTTGAGGCGTTCCTGAAGCGGTGA
- a CDS encoding IS30 family transposase, with protein sequence MATRRYRLTPTEQRTLWAQFKAGTTMARIADGLGRHPGTVQNAIRAHGGYTPAVPHRATTALTPDEREVISRGLADGQSARALARALNRAPSTVTREIARNGGPSRYRAVAAEAAAWQRAARPQPCRLATHGPLRRLVAAKLAAQWSPAQITGWLRRTYPTENAFHVSHETIYRSLFVQARGVLKKELVAHLRCVRAHRGAKTTAGDARGQIKDAVAISERPAAIEDRALPGHWEGDLLMGLGQSVIATLVERHSRYVHLVQVPSKATQDVVDALIREVARVPGQLMTTLTWDRGHEMQQHRRFSVATNVAVYFCDPRSPWQRGSNENTNGLLRQYFPKGTDLRGVTQRELDQIARRLNTRPRKTLDFQTPAVVLAHAVALTG encoded by the coding sequence ATGGCGACGCGGCGGTATCGACTGACCCCCACTGAACAACGGACCCTGTGGGCGCAGTTCAAAGCGGGGACCACGATGGCCCGGATCGCAGACGGGTTAGGGCGCCATCCGGGCACGGTGCAGAATGCTATTCGCGCCCACGGGGGCTACACCCCGGCGGTGCCGCACCGGGCCACGACCGCGTTGACGCCCGACGAGCGCGAAGTCATCTCGCGTGGGCTGGCTGATGGGCAGAGCGCCCGCGCGCTGGCCCGTGCGCTCAACCGCGCGCCATCGACGGTCACACGCGAGATTGCCCGGAACGGGGGGCCGTCGCGCTATCGGGCGGTGGCGGCGGAGGCCGCCGCGTGGCAGCGCGCGGCGCGGCCGCAACCGTGTCGCCTCGCCACGCACGGCCCGCTGCGGCGCCTCGTCGCCGCGAAGCTGGCGGCGCAGTGGTCCCCCGCGCAAATCACGGGCTGGCTGCGCCGGACGTATCCGACGGAGAACGCATTCCACGTGTCGCACGAGACGATTTATCGCTCCTTGTTTGTCCAAGCCCGCGGCGTCCTGAAAAAGGAACTCGTGGCCCATTTGCGGTGCGTGCGGGCCCATCGCGGCGCGAAGACCACGGCGGGGGATGCCCGGGGGCAGATCAAAGACGCCGTGGCGATCAGCGAGCGCCCCGCGGCGATCGAGGATCGCGCGTTACCGGGCCATTGGGAAGGCGATCTGCTGATGGGCCTCGGCCAAAGCGTCATCGCCACCTTGGTCGAGCGGCACTCGCGCTATGTCCATCTCGTGCAGGTACCGAGCAAAGCGACGCAGGACGTCGTCGACGCGCTCATTCGCGAGGTCGCCCGCGTCCCGGGGCAGCTGATGACGACCCTGACCTGGGATCGCGGTCATGAAATGCAACAGCATCGGCGCTTTTCAGTGGCGACGAACGTCGCCGTGTACTTCTGCGATCCCCGCAGTCCGTGGCAGCGCGGGTCGAACGAAAACACGAATGGCCTGCTGCGCCAGTACTTCCCCAAAGGCACCGACCTTCGCGGCGTCACGCAGCGCGAGCTCGACCAGATTGCGCGCCGACTCAACACACGGCCACGCAAAACACTCGACTTTCAAACACCCGCGGTAGTTTTAGCGCATGCTGTTGCACTGACGGGTTGA
- a CDS encoding trypsin-like peptidase domain-containing protein, with translation MASRFSRFRFAAAAAVSFSAGVLFASGMDWTKISWAQGGTTSRSASVRGPMAPEGSSFADIAERVTPGVVAVNTTRMARPRPQARNRNQQGMEDFLEQFGPQQPRQQRGEGSGFIVTQDGYIVTNNHVVADADQVSITLSDGRTFKAKVIGTDSTTDVAVVKIDAKGLPTLAIGNDETTRIGDWVLAVGNPLGLDFTVTAGIISAKGRGSEIQLPNAGNFTISDFIQTDAAINPGNSGGPLINLRGEVIGLNSAIASQTGFYSGYGFAIPITLVKAVTDDLIKEGRVRLPVMGVSVGRIDPEDAGINGLARVAGVKVAGFNPADGGPAKAAGIEVGDIIVTVDGKPVDRVSSLQRVVRSRRVGDLVPVEVMRFGTKKSFKVKLVEADAISRVAALPEAGPKVVPAAGKLGITVEAIPADVAERMKLGGRGVRVSDVAEDGPARDKLAPGSDIVLEVLYPTPRRAVKTVNDLQGVLSGLKDGDYVSLLVQNMDPRVGQRVVNIRVGG, from the coding sequence ATGGCTTCTCGTTTCTCCCGATTCCGCTTCGCCGCTGCCGCGGCGGTGAGCTTTTCCGCCGGCGTCCTCTTCGCGTCCGGCATGGACTGGACGAAGATCAGCTGGGCGCAGGGTGGCACGACGTCGCGCTCGGCCTCCGTGCGCGGCCCCATGGCCCCCGAAGGCAGCTCGTTCGCCGACATCGCCGAGCGCGTAACGCCCGGCGTGGTGGCGGTAAACACCACCCGCATGGCGCGACCGCGTCCACAGGCGCGGAATCGGAACCAGCAGGGCATGGAAGATTTTCTCGAGCAGTTCGGACCGCAGCAGCCCAGGCAGCAGCGCGGCGAAGGCTCGGGATTCATCGTGACGCAGGACGGGTACATCGTCACGAACAACCACGTGGTGGCCGACGCCGACCAGGTGTCAATCACGCTCAGCGATGGCCGCACCTTCAAGGCGAAGGTGATCGGCACCGATTCCACCACCGACGTGGCCGTCGTGAAGATCGACGCCAAGGGTCTCCCAACGCTCGCGATCGGTAACGACGAAACCACGCGTATCGGCGACTGGGTGCTCGCCGTCGGCAACCCGCTGGGTCTCGACTTCACGGTGACGGCTGGCATCATCTCGGCCAAGGGACGTGGCTCGGAAATCCAGCTGCCGAACGCCGGTAACTTCACGATCTCCGACTTCATCCAGACCGACGCCGCGATCAATCCGGGTAACTCCGGTGGCCCACTCATCAACCTGCGCGGCGAAGTGATCGGCCTGAACAGCGCCATCGCCAGCCAGACCGGCTTCTACTCGGGGTACGGCTTCGCGATTCCCATTACGCTGGTGAAGGCTGTCACCGATGACCTGATCAAGGAAGGCCGCGTACGACTGCCCGTGATGGGTGTGTCGGTGGGTCGCATCGATCCGGAAGATGCCGGCATTAACGGCCTGGCTCGCGTGGCAGGCGTGAAGGTGGCCGGCTTCAACCCGGCCGACGGTGGTCCGGCCAAGGCCGCCGGCATCGAAGTCGGCGACATCATTGTCACGGTGGACGGCAAGCCGGTAGACCGCGTGAGCTCACTGCAGCGCGTGGTGCGTTCGCGCCGCGTGGGTGATCTGGTGCCGGTGGAAGTCATGCGCTTCGGCACCAAGAAGAGCTTCAAGGTGAAGCTGGTGGAAGCTGATGCGATCAGCCGTGTCGCTGCGCTGCCGGAAGCTGGCCCGAAGGTGGTGCCGGCTGCGGGCAAGCTCGGTATCACCGTCGAAGCGATTCCGGCCGACGTGGCCGAGCGCATGAAGCTCGGCGGCCGCGGTGTTCGCGTGTCGGATGTGGCGGAAGACGGCCCCGCGCGCGACAAACTTGCACCCGGCAGCGACATCGTGCTGGAAGTGCTCTATCCCACGCCGCGTCGCGCCGTGAAGACGGTGAACGACCTGCAGGGTGTGCTGTCGGGCCTCAAGGACGGCGACTACGTGAGCCTGTTGGTACAGAACATGGATCCGCGCGTGGGGCAGCGCGTGGTCAACATCCGCGTGGGCGGCTGA